A region of Pseudomonas marginalis DNA encodes the following proteins:
- the ndk gene encoding nucleoside-diphosphate kinase yields the protein MAVQRTFSIIKPDAVAKNVIGEITTRFEKAGLKVVASKLKQLSKAEAEGFYAEHSARGFFGDLVAFMISGPVVVQVLEGENAIALNRELMGATNPKEAAAGTIRADFADSIDANAVHGSDSEAAAAREISYFFAATEVTTR from the coding sequence ATGGCTGTTCAACGTACTTTCTCCATCATCAAGCCTGACGCTGTTGCAAAAAACGTCATCGGCGAGATCACCACTCGTTTCGAAAAAGCCGGCCTGAAGGTTGTAGCTTCGAAACTCAAGCAACTGTCCAAGGCTGAAGCTGAAGGCTTCTACGCTGAGCACAGCGCTCGTGGCTTCTTCGGCGACCTGGTTGCCTTCATGATCTCCGGTCCTGTTGTTGTTCAGGTTCTGGAAGGCGAAAACGCCATCGCTCTGAACCGTGAGCTGATGGGCGCTACCAACCCTAAAGAAGCCGCTGCCGGCACCATTCGTGCTGACTTCGCTGACTCCATCGACGCCAACGCTGTTCACGGTTCGGACTCCGAAGCCGCTGCTGCTCGCGAAATCTCGTACTTCTTCGCAGCTACCGAAGTAACCACTCGCTAA
- the iscX gene encoding Fe-S cluster assembly protein IscX, with product MSLKWVDVQEIAILLADGNPDTDPYSLNFVALRDMVMALPGFDDERDRGGEKVLEAIQTAWKEEQD from the coding sequence ATGAGTCTTAAATGGGTTGATGTGCAAGAGATCGCTATCCTGTTGGCCGACGGCAACCCGGATACGGATCCCTATTCCCTGAATTTTGTTGCTTTGCGTGACATGGTCATGGCCTTGCCAGGCTTTGATGATGAGCGCGATCGCGGTGGCGAAAAGGTCCTGGAAGCTATCCAGACTGCCTGGAAAGAAGAGCAGGACTGA
- the fdx gene encoding ISC system 2Fe-2S type ferredoxin, protein MPQVIFLPHAEHCPDGMVVEAETGKSILEVAHDNHIEIESACGGVCACTTCHCIIREGFSSLEEADELEEDFLDRAWGLEATSRLSCQAKVGTEDITVEIPKYSLNHAAEAPH, encoded by the coding sequence ATGCCGCAGGTCATTTTTCTGCCACACGCCGAGCATTGCCCGGACGGTATGGTTGTTGAGGCTGAGACCGGCAAGTCCATCCTCGAAGTTGCCCATGACAACCACATCGAGATCGAAAGTGCCTGTGGTGGTGTGTGCGCCTGCACCACCTGCCACTGCATCATTCGCGAAGGCTTCAGTAGCCTGGAAGAGGCCGATGAGCTGGAAGAGGATTTTCTTGATCGCGCCTGGGGCCTGGAAGCCACTTCTCGCCTAAGCTGTCAGGCAAAGGTCGGGACTGAAGACATCACCGTCGAAATTCCGAAATATTCGCTCAACCATGCGGCCGAAGCGCCGCACTGA
- the hscA gene encoding Fe-S protein assembly chaperone HscA, with protein sequence MALLQIAEPGQSPQPHQRRLAVGIDLGTTNSLVAALRSGLSEPLPDADGQVILPSAVRYHADRTEVGESAKLAASTDPLNTVLSVKRLMGRGLSDVKQLGDQLPYRFVGGESHMPFIDTVQGPKSPVEVSADILKVLRQRAETTLGGELVGAVITVPAYFDDAQRQATKDAAKLAGLNVLRLLNEPTAAAVAYGLDQHAEGLVAIYDLGGGTFDISILRLTGGVFEVLATGGDTALGGDDFDHAIAGWIISSAGLSADLDPGEQRNLLQTACAAKEALTDAASVDVSYGSWCAKLTREAFDSLIEPMIARSLKACRRAVRDSGIELEDVGAVVMVGGSTRVPRVREAVAEAFGRQPLTEIDPDQVVAIGAAIQADTLAGNKRDGGELLLLDVIPLSLGLETMGGLMEKVIPRNTTIPVARAQDFTTYKDGQTAMMIHVLQGERELISDCRSLARFELRGIPAMVAGAAKIRVTFQVDADGLLSVAARELASGVEASIQVKPSYGLTDGEIAKMLKDSFQYAGDDKVARVLREQQVDAQRLLEAVQGALDADGERLLDAEERMVIDLQMQELAELMKGNDGYAIEQQTKRLSQVTDAFAARRMDQTVKAALAGRNLNEIEE encoded by the coding sequence ATGGCTCTACTGCAAATCGCCGAACCCGGCCAAAGCCCTCAACCGCACCAGCGTCGCCTGGCGGTGGGGATTGACCTGGGTACCACCAATTCCCTGGTTGCTGCCTTGCGCAGCGGCCTGTCCGAGCCGCTGCCCGACGCTGACGGCCAGGTGATCCTGCCGTCCGCCGTGCGCTATCACGCTGACCGCACCGAAGTCGGTGAGTCGGCCAAGTTGGCGGCGTCTACCGATCCTTTGAACACCGTGCTGTCGGTCAAGCGCTTGATGGGTCGTGGCCTGTCCGACGTCAAGCAATTGGGCGACCAGCTGCCGTACCGCTTTGTCGGTGGTGAATCCCATATGCCGTTCATCGACACGGTCCAGGGCCCGAAAAGCCCGGTGGAAGTGTCGGCGGATATCCTCAAGGTGCTGCGCCAGCGCGCGGAAACCACGCTGGGTGGCGAACTGGTCGGTGCGGTGATCACCGTCCCGGCGTATTTCGATGATGCCCAGCGCCAGGCCACAAAGGACGCGGCGAAACTCGCCGGCCTGAACGTGTTGCGCCTGCTCAACGAGCCGACTGCTGCGGCCGTGGCCTATGGCCTGGACCAGCATGCCGAAGGCCTGGTCGCTATTTACGACCTGGGTGGTGGCACTTTTGATATTTCGATCCTGCGCCTGACTGGCGGCGTGTTCGAAGTACTGGCTACCGGTGGCGATACAGCGCTGGGTGGCGATGACTTCGACCACGCCATCGCGGGTTGGATCATCAGCAGCGCCGGCTTGTCCGCTGACCTGGATCCGGGCGAGCAGCGTAACTTGCTGCAAACGGCCTGTGCCGCCAAGGAGGCGCTGACTGACGCTGCTTCTGTTGACGTTTCCTACGGCAGTTGGTGCGCCAAGCTGACTCGCGAAGCCTTTGATTCGCTGATCGAACCAATGATCGCCCGCAGCCTGAAAGCCTGCCGTCGTGCCGTGCGTGACTCCGGTATCGAGTTGGAAGACGTCGGTGCCGTGGTCATGGTCGGCGGTTCAACCCGTGTGCCAAGGGTTCGCGAAGCCGTGGCCGAAGCCTTTGGTCGCCAGCCGCTGACGGAAATCGACCCGGACCAGGTGGTCGCCATCGGCGCCGCCATCCAGGCCGATACCCTGGCCGGCAATAAGCGTGATGGCGGCGAACTGCTGCTGCTTGACGTGATCCCGCTGTCCCTGGGGCTGGAGACCATGGGCGGGCTGATGGAGAAGGTGATTCCACGGAACACCACCATCCCCGTCGCTCGCGCCCAGGACTTCACGACCTATAAAGATGGTCAGACGGCGATGATGATTCATGTGCTGCAAGGCGAGCGCGAGCTGATCAGTGACTGCCGCTCCCTGGCGCGCTTTGAATTGCGCGGCATCCCGGCCATGGTCGCGGGTGCGGCGAAGATTCGCGTGACCTTCCAGGTCGACGCCGACGGCCTGCTCAGCGTCGCCGCGCGCGAGCTGGCGTCCGGCGTGGAGGCCAGCATCCAGGTCAAGCCGTCCTACGGCCTGACTGACGGTGAAATCGCCAAGATGCTCAAGGATTCGTTCCAATACGCCGGTGACGACAAGGTCGCGCGTGTACTGCGCGAGCAACAAGTGGATGCCCAGCGCCTGCTTGAAGCGGTGCAGGGCGCCCTGGATGCCGACGGCGAGCGTTTGCTGGATGCCGAAGAGCGCATGGTCATCGACCTGCAGATGCAGGAGCTGGCCGAACTGATGAAAGGCAACGATGGTTACGCCATCGAGCAGCAGACCAAGCGCTTGTCGCAGGTCACTGACGCCTTTGCTGCCCGCCGCATGGATCAGACGGTAAAAGCCGCACTGGCCGGGCGCAACCTGAATGAAATCGAGGAATAA
- the hscB gene encoding co-chaperone HscB gives MGTPCHFALFELQPSFRLDLEQLATRYRELARGVHPDRFADASEREQRLALEQSASLNEAYQTLKSPPKRARYLLAMNGGELPLEVTVHDPDFLMQQMQWREELEDLQDEADVAGVAVFKRRLKVAQDELNESFAACWDDAAQREQAERLMRRMQFLDKLTYEVRQLEERLDD, from the coding sequence GTGGGTACTCCTTGTCATTTCGCTTTATTCGAGCTGCAGCCGAGTTTTCGGCTGGACCTCGAGCAGCTTGCCACGCGCTACCGAGAATTGGCGCGTGGGGTGCATCCGGACCGCTTCGCTGACGCTTCCGAGCGTGAGCAGCGCTTGGCGCTGGAGCAATCGGCCAGCCTCAACGAAGCCTATCAGACGCTCAAAAGCCCACCGAAGCGCGCGCGTTACCTGCTCGCGATGAACGGTGGCGAGTTGCCCCTGGAAGTGACCGTGCACGACCCGGACTTCCTGATGCAGCAGATGCAGTGGCGTGAAGAGCTCGAAGACCTGCAGGACGAAGCCGATGTGGCGGGTGTCGCGGTCTTCAAGCGTCGTCTGAAAGTTGCCCAGGATGAGCTCAACGAAAGCTTCGCAGCCTGTTGGGACGATGCAGCGCAACGTGAACAGGCCGAGCGCCTGATGCGGCGCATGCAGTTCCTCGACAAGCTCACCTACGAAGTGCGCCAGCTGGAAGAGCGCCTCGACGATTAA